The nucleotide sequence TAAGTGTTTTTAAGGGCGAGCCGACCTATCTAAAATTGCTTCCTGATCTCTTGGCTGCCGATGCTCAAACTCACGGTCGCGCCATCATTCAAACTGGAATTCTACTCTTATTGCTCACCCCCATTACCCGGGTCGCTCTTTCCCTGCTAATTTTCTTACGTCAGCGTGATTTTACCTATGTCTTGGTGACAGCGATTGTCTTAGCCGTATTACTCCACAGTCTCTTGACGGTTTAAGGGATATTGATGCCCTTGGTTCCAGGCCTGGTGTTGCTCCTCTAGGGGTTCACGGCTAATCACTGGGAGGATGATTGTGATGGTTTGAAGTCCTACTGCCCTTGCTAGGCTGGAATCAGACTAGTTATTCTCATAGATCACCCTGGAAATTCTGATGTTACCCCTCGCCCATCGTCTCACTGGCTTACAAAGTAATGTTTTTGCCGATATGGATCAGGCCAAGGCTTTAGCACGCCGAGCCGGACAGGACATGATTGACTTATCCTTGGGGTCTTCTGATTTACCCGTTGATCCCCTCATTACCCAGGCCATTGGGGCGGCCCTTGGAGATACAGCGACTCACGGTTATCTGTTATTTCATGGCACCCAAGAATTTCGTCGCGCCGCTGGGGCCTGGTATAGCCAAAAATTCGGAATTGCCGTTGATCCAGAGACAGAGATTTTACCCCTCATTGGCTCCCAGGAAGGTACCGCTCATCTCCCTTTGGCCATCATGAATCCAGGGGATTATGCTCTTTTACTCGACCCAGGTTATCCATCCCATGCTGGCGGCGTTCATTTAGCCGGGGGACAAATCCATACCCTCCCGTTACTGGCTGAAAATCATTTTTTACCCGACTTGAGTTCTATTCCGAACGCGATTCTGCACCAGGCCCGGCTGTTAGTCCTCAGCTATCCCCACAATCCCACCACCGCAGTTGCCCCCCTGGAATTTTTCCAAACCGCCATCCAATTTTGCCAGGCCCACAACCTTGTCCTCGCCCATGACTTTCCTTATCTGGATATGGCCTTTACCCCCGCCCCGCCACCTTCCATTTTGCAAGCGGATCTGGATAAGTCTGTGAGTATCGAATTTTTCTCCCTATCCAAGTCCTACAACATGGGCGGTTTTCGGGTTGGTTTTGCCATTGGTAACAGCACACTTATTAAAGCTCTCAGACAAGTTAAAGCCGTCGTTGATTTTAACCAATATCTGGGCATTTTACGGGGTGCAACCGTTGCCTTGAGCCAGGGACACCAGATTCCGCCAATCACCCGCAACATCTTCAGACACCGCCGCGATGCCTTTGTCCAAACCCTGAATCAACTCGGCTGGTCAGTCCCAATGCCCCTGGCTACGATGTATGTCTGGGCTAAACTCCCGCAGCCTTGGCAATCGGACTCTATTGGCTTTTGTCAGCAACTTGTTCAAGCAACGGGGGTGGCAGCTTCTCCAGGGGCCGGCTTTGGTGCGGCAGGTGAAGGGTATGTTCGTTTTGCCCTAGTTCGAGAGCCAGAAATCCTCGCCCAGGCCGCGCAACGGGTAATGGCATTTTTGGGCCGGTGATAAACGTTACAAGGGGTCAATCCAGCGTTACGCCTTTGCAGCCATAAACTGATGGATACTGCGGGCTAAGGATTGCTGTTGTGCCACATGGGTTGTTGGAAAACGGGTTAAGGCAATTTGCTCTCCGGCCTGGGTGTAGAAATAAACCCGATAAAACTCTGTTCCAAGGAATACTTCTTTTTTGACTATGACGCGTTTTAGCTGCTCTAGATGATAGGATTTTCGCCCCAGAGAGTTTCTCAAGGTTAATAACCCTGTTTCTCGGTTAAGGGTACAGTCTTCTTGGGCCGTCAGTTGATAGCCCAGGCCAGCTGTCGTTAAACCAATTAGCCCAATGCCATCCACGGGAGACTCATACCCTAAGAACAAGAACAATCCCAGGCCGGCACAAAACGCGCACAAATACCTGAGACCGACCAAGCGTTGCCGCAAAACTAAACGGGTGGCTGATTGTTGAATGATTCGCATAACAAAACAGGGATTCGCAAAACTGACACTCTGTCTTGAGTCTAGCGAACTGGCCTGGGGCAATGCCGGGTTAAATTCGATCCTAAAGTTTGACGGAACTACGTTGAGGTTCCGGATGGGATTCGGGTACGGGAATGTTCAACTGAGTGTGGGACGGAAGCGAAGTCGAGTGCGGCCAATGAATCCCAATCAGAGCATCATACAAAAAGGGGCCAACGTTACCAGGCTCAAAAATCCCGAGGGTTTGTTTACAGCCTTTGGCATCTAAAAGGGGTTTGACAGAATAGTAAGCCGGTTGGACTTTATACCAGGGAATACTGGGCCACAGGTGATGGATGAGGTGATAGTTTTGCCCCAAAATTAGGAAATTCAAAATCGGACTGGGATAAACTCGGGCATTGTGCCAGCGATTCCGTTCCACATGGGGCCTGTGGGGAAAATAGTCAAAAAATAGGCCCAACATCAAGCCCACTACACCGGCTGGGGAAAACCAGAAATTCAGTACATAATCCAGATGTCCATGCATGGCCGCCAATGTCACCACCGTAATCAACAGGCCCCGACTAATGGCCCACTCCCACAGTTCATGATTCCGCCACAGCCGCCGCTTAAAGAAGAAAATTTCATGATAGAAAAAGCGCGGGGCAATTAGCCACAACGGCCCACCCTTGGAGACATAATGATCTGGGTCATTTTCCGGATCGTTGACATGGGCGTGGTGTTGAATATGGACGCGGGTAAACACCGGAAAGACAAATCCCAACATCAGCGCACTGCCATGACCCAAGACGGCATTCACGAGGGGATTGCGATGGGCCACGTTATGGGAGGCATCATGAATGACGGTTCCGACCAAATGCAACGCCACAATATTGACACCAAAGGTACACCAGGCCGGCCAATCCCATTGAAAGTGACCAACGGTGGAGATGACGGCAAGGCTGATGGCCGCAATAAACATGACTACAGTGGGGTTAAAATCTCCCGGCGGCCCTAAAAATTCCCGGCTAATTAGGGTGCTGCTGCCTCCGTCCTTCAATCCGATACTCCTTACCGCTGATACACCAAATAGGGGATAGGCGGATCCACTCAGATTTGTAGATCTATCTCGCTAGTAGTATAAAGTAGTTGCCCCGGACAGAGGGATAGGGATCAGGGAATTTAGGAGAAAGTCAGGGTATTCTCCAAGACTCAGCCCCCCATCGCGAGTCCCACAGGCTCCCTAGGTTTACCAGATTGCAAGGTTACAGGGATTTCACTCATCCTTTCAGCCCCAAGCCTACAGGTGTCAGTTTCGTTAAGGCGCATGGCTAGGATTTAGGAGAATTAGAGAAGATTAGCAAATTTTGCCAGGATCTCTGCTTCGGTTAAATTGACAGTTTGATTCGCAAATTCATAATAGCTTGGCTTCATGTCAATAAAGATTTGCTCTGTGAACTCAAAGTTGATGCTATCTGGAAATAGACCGGCCGGTAGGAAATACTCTTGGGTTGGGAGTAACTTGTAGTAAATATGAGACCCACATTCGCCACAAAAGGCCCGTTCAGCCCAATCTGATGACTGATAGACCTTTAATTTTTCGATTCCGGCCAATTCCACATCCGTACCACAGGAAATTCCCAGAGCTGGCCCACCACCCCAGCGCCGACACATCCCACAATGACAGGCATCAAGGCTTGTTTTATCGGGTGTTTGGACGGTGATTGCACCACAGAGACACTTACCTTCCATGTCAATCTCCTGGATAATCTGGTAATTTTGGAGTTGATTTTAGCACTGACTGAAGCTGGCCTGGGTTGCTGGCACGACAATCATCCTCAAAACACTGTATGGACTTGGCGAGTCGTTGTTTGCTGGGGCCTGGGGTCACAGTAGGATAAAGGAGTTGCTGATTTCAATTCAGGTACATGGCTGCTAACTCCGACCCGCGGGCTGATTTTTTGCTGGAAGTAGGGACAGAAGAACTCCCGGCCGCGTTTGTGAGTTCGGCAATTTCTCAATGGCAACAACGGATTCCCCCGGATTTGGCGGCTCAA is from Synechococcus sp. PCC 6312 and encodes:
- the crtR gene encoding beta-carotene hydroxylase; the protein is MKDGGSSTLISREFLGPPGDFNPTVVMFIAAISLAVISTVGHFQWDWPAWCTFGVNIVALHLVGTVIHDASHNVAHRNPLVNAVLGHGSALMLGFVFPVFTRVHIQHHAHVNDPENDPDHYVSKGGPLWLIAPRFFYHEIFFFKRRLWRNHELWEWAISRGLLITVVTLAAMHGHLDYVLNFWFSPAGVVGLMLGLFFDYFPHRPHVERNRWHNARVYPSPILNFLILGQNYHLIHHLWPSIPWYKVQPAYYSVKPLLDAKGCKQTLGIFEPGNVGPFLYDALIGIHWPHSTSLPSHTQLNIPVPESHPEPQRSSVKL
- a CDS encoding LL-diaminopimelate aminotransferase, encoding MLPLAHRLTGLQSNVFADMDQAKALARRAGQDMIDLSLGSSDLPVDPLITQAIGAALGDTATHGYLLFHGTQEFRRAAGAWYSQKFGIAVDPETEILPLIGSQEGTAHLPLAIMNPGDYALLLDPGYPSHAGGVHLAGGQIHTLPLLAENHFLPDLSSIPNAILHQARLLVLSYPHNPTTAVAPLEFFQTAIQFCQAHNLVLAHDFPYLDMAFTPAPPPSILQADLDKSVSIEFFSLSKSYNMGGFRVGFAIGNSTLIKALRQVKAVVDFNQYLGILRGATVALSQGHQIPPITRNIFRHRRDAFVQTLNQLGWSVPMPLATMYVWAKLPQPWQSDSIGFCQQLVQATGVAASPGAGFGAAGEGYVRFALVREPEILAQAAQRVMAFLGR
- a CDS encoding GFA family protein translates to MEGKCLCGAITVQTPDKTSLDACHCGMCRRWGGGPALGISCGTDVELAGIEKLKVYQSSDWAERAFCGECGSHIYYKLLPTQEYFLPAGLFPDSINFEFTEQIFIDMKPSYYEFANQTVNLTEAEILAKFANLL
- a CDS encoding DUF1634 domain-containing protein is translated as MTFEQRNRDDEKMDQLLGNVLRGGVVLSATVIFIGGMIYIWRNGQETVALSVFKGEPTYLKLLPDLLAADAQTHGRAIIQTGILLLLLTPITRVALSLLIFLRQRDFTYVLVTAIVLAVLLHSLLTV